A window of the Parabacteroides merdae ATCC 43184 genome harbors these coding sequences:
- a CDS encoding TolC family protein produces MLHFWHVVCFLSVMMNAQITIKRGLSLFLLVFLASPGNLRAQSGWTVDDCMRYAVEQNYRVRNSRLDTRIAGEDLTAAYGDFLPSVSATGALGKRLGRSVDPKTNLYTSSSFLESTMGLNVSLPVFDGFTRVNRLQFRKLNKQIGGLTEQIEENRIAFEVMDAFYRLCFDKKMYELAVEQRKLSERYHEQMLEYVDLGMRSPSDLQEVKARLQSDIYQETVKANGCRLSLLALKELLNMRDTDTLAISPGGEGELPVLPVLESNEIYAASETSLPEFRAMELREKASRKSLAIASGAFSPSIRAEFSLYSGYYDTERDDLGEIIPIKDQLKNNMNKYIGVSVSLPLFSGLSRLTDVRKERFRLQRIRNENEQQRLSLYKEIDDACLSLRAAAEEHRQAVEQLRTSTVTLKESEEKWEEGMISVFELMEKRNLYILAKAELSRTRLQYELKSRTVDFYRTGSFLGTE; encoded by the coding sequence ATGTTACATTTCTGGCACGTCGTTTGCTTTCTTTCTGTCATGATGAATGCACAGATAACGATCAAACGAGGTTTGTCTCTTTTTCTTCTCGTCTTCCTGGCTTCGCCGGGAAACCTGCGGGCGCAGTCCGGCTGGACGGTGGATGACTGCATGCGCTATGCCGTCGAACAGAACTACCGCGTGCGGAACAGTCGCCTGGATACACGGATTGCCGGGGAAGACCTTACCGCCGCCTATGGTGATTTCCTGCCCTCAGTAAGTGCTACCGGCGCATTGGGCAAACGTTTGGGGCGTTCGGTGGACCCGAAAACGAACCTCTATACTTCCTCTTCCTTTTTAGAGAGCACGATGGGGCTGAATGTCTCGCTTCCGGTGTTCGACGGCTTTACGCGCGTCAACCGGTTGCAGTTCCGCAAACTGAACAAGCAGATCGGCGGCCTCACGGAGCAGATCGAGGAGAACCGGATTGCCTTCGAGGTGATGGATGCTTTCTATCGCCTCTGCTTCGATAAGAAGATGTACGAGCTTGCTGTCGAGCAGCGGAAGTTGAGCGAACGCTATCACGAGCAGATGCTCGAATATGTGGATCTTGGCATGCGTTCCCCTTCTGATTTGCAGGAGGTGAAGGCGCGCCTGCAATCTGATATTTACCAGGAGACGGTGAAGGCGAACGGTTGCCGCCTCTCATTACTTGCCCTGAAGGAACTGCTGAATATGCGGGATACCGATACGCTGGCGATCTCTCCCGGCGGGGAGGGCGAACTTCCCGTGCTTCCTGTACTGGAATCTAACGAGATCTATGCCGCCTCCGAAACATCCCTGCCGGAATTCCGGGCTATGGAACTGAGGGAGAAAGCTTCCCGCAAGTCACTGGCAATAGCGTCCGGGGCTTTTTCTCCTTCCATCAGGGCGGAATTCAGCCTCTATTCCGGTTACTACGACACGGAACGGGATGACCTGGGCGAGATCATCCCGATCAAAGACCAGTTGAAGAATAACATGAACAAATATATCGGCGTGAGCGTCTCGCTGCCTCTGTTCAGCGGACTTTCCCGCCTGACAGATGTCCGGAAGGAACGTTTCCGCCTGCAAAGGATACGGAACGAGAACGAGCAGCAACGCCTCAGCCTCTACAAGGAAATAGACGACGCCTGCCTTTCACTCCGGGCTGCCGCCGAGGAACACCGTCAGGCGGTCGAACAACTCCGCACTTCCACCGTCACGCTGAAAGAGAGCGAGGAGAAATGGGAGGAGGGGATGATCTCCGTGTTCGAACTGATGGAGAAGCGGAACCTCTATATACTGGCCAAGGCAGAACTGTCGCGCACCCGTTTGCAGTATGAGTTGAAAAGCCGCACGGTAGACTTCTACCGCACAGGCTCATTTTTAGGAACCGAATAA
- a CDS encoding ABC transporter ATP-binding protein — MIKTENLSMVFTTEEVQTKALNEVNIEVKQSEFVAIMGPSGCGKSTLLNILGTLDSPTSGKYFFNGKEIDNMGESQLTAFRKGNIGFVFQSFNLIDELTVFENVELPLVYLGCRKSERKRKVMEVLDRMNIAHRAGHFPQQLSGGQQQRVAIARAVVTDCPLILADEPTGNLDSTNGAEVMELLRELNGQGTTIVMVTHSERDASFAHRIIHLLDGRVVS; from the coding sequence ATGATTAAAACAGAGAATCTGTCTATGGTCTTCACCACCGAGGAGGTGCAGACGAAAGCATTGAACGAGGTGAACATCGAGGTCAAACAGAGTGAGTTTGTGGCCATTATGGGGCCTTCTGGCTGTGGCAAGTCGACCTTATTGAATATCTTGGGAACGCTTGATTCGCCGACTTCCGGCAAATATTTCTTTAACGGCAAGGAGATAGACAATATGGGAGAGAGCCAGTTGACGGCTTTCCGTAAAGGGAATATCGGTTTCGTATTCCAGAGTTTCAACCTGATAGACGAGCTGACAGTCTTCGAGAATGTGGAACTGCCGTTGGTTTATCTTGGCTGCCGGAAGTCCGAACGCAAGCGGAAGGTGATGGAAGTCCTCGACCGGATGAATATCGCCCATCGTGCCGGACATTTTCCGCAGCAGCTATCCGGCGGACAACAGCAACGTGTGGCGATAGCGCGCGCCGTGGTGACGGATTGTCCGCTGATCCTTGCCGACGAACCGACGGGAAACCTGGATTCGACAAACGGGGCGGAGGTGATGGAATTACTTCGAGAACTGAACGGGCAGGGGACGACGATCGTCATGGTCACGCACTCGGAACGGGATGCCAGCTTCGCACACCGGATTATCCATCTTTTGGACGGCCGGGTCGTTTCCTGA
- a CDS encoding alanine/glycine:cation symporter family protein, which produces MEILNNWISGINDLLWSYVLIIMLLGCAFRFTFKTRFVQFRMFREMIRVLGDSANKAHEGEKHISSFQAFAVSLASRVGTGNLAGVATAIAVGGPGAVFWMWIIALLGSASAFVESTLAQLYKRKGKESFIGGPAYYMRYGLGLNWMGILFAILISVTFGFAFNSVQSNTICAAMQGSFGFDPRIVGAVLTVLTLAIIFGGIQRIAKVSSVIVPVMALGYVALASGIVLFNITELPAVIKLIVSSAFGWEQAAGGTIGAALMQGIKRGLFSNEAGMGSAPNVAATASVTHPVKQGLIQTLGVFTDTLLICTCTAFIILFSGAPLDGSVNGVQLTQHALTLEVGKAGGIFVAVAIFLFAFSSIIGNYYYGEANIRFITPKKSVLYIYRLAVGGMVMFGALASLELAWSLADITMAFMTICNLFAISLLSKQAFLLLHDYIAQKRSGIKSPVFDKNKLPELKDKAECW; this is translated from the coding sequence ATGGAAATACTGAACAACTGGATCAGCGGGATTAACGACCTCCTATGGTCGTATGTTTTAATTATCATGCTGTTAGGATGCGCCTTCCGGTTCACTTTCAAAACCCGTTTCGTCCAGTTCCGTATGTTCCGGGAGATGATACGTGTGCTCGGCGACTCCGCCAACAAAGCCCATGAAGGTGAAAAGCACATCTCATCCTTCCAGGCATTCGCCGTATCGCTTGCCAGCCGTGTCGGGACAGGCAACCTGGCGGGAGTAGCCACAGCCATAGCCGTAGGAGGTCCGGGAGCAGTGTTCTGGATGTGGATCATCGCCCTGTTAGGTTCGGCCAGCGCTTTCGTCGAATCTACACTCGCACAGCTTTACAAACGGAAAGGAAAAGAATCCTTCATCGGGGGGCCCGCCTACTATATGCGATACGGATTGGGACTGAACTGGATGGGCATACTGTTCGCCATCTTGATCTCCGTCACCTTCGGTTTCGCGTTCAACTCGGTACAAAGCAACACGATTTGCGCCGCCATGCAAGGCTCGTTCGGTTTCGATCCGAGGATCGTAGGCGCGGTACTGACCGTACTGACACTTGCCATTATCTTCGGAGGAATCCAGCGAATAGCCAAAGTCAGCAGCGTGATCGTCCCCGTAATGGCATTGGGATACGTGGCGCTCGCCTCGGGGATCGTACTGTTCAATATAACGGAACTGCCGGCCGTCATCAAACTGATCGTAAGCAGCGCTTTCGGATGGGAACAGGCGGCAGGCGGTACGATCGGTGCCGCTCTGATGCAAGGGATCAAGCGCGGCCTGTTCAGCAACGAGGCAGGTATGGGATCGGCTCCGAACGTAGCGGCCACGGCATCCGTCACACATCCGGTCAAACAGGGATTGATCCAGACTTTGGGTGTTTTCACCGACACCCTGCTGATCTGTACCTGCACGGCTTTTATCATCCTGTTCAGCGGGGCGCCGTTGGACGGTTCGGTAAACGGGGTACAACTGACACAGCATGCCCTGACGCTCGAAGTGGGAAAAGCCGGAGGGATATTCGTTGCCGTAGCGATCTTCCTGTTCGCTTTCAGCAGCATTATCGGGAACTACTATTACGGGGAAGCGAACATTCGTTTCATCACACCGAAAAAAAGCGTGCTCTATATCTACCGTCTGGCGGTCGGCGGTATGGTGATGTTCGGGGCGTTAGCAAGTCTGGAACTCGCCTGGAGCCTGGCGGATATCACGATGGCTTTCATGACGATCTGCAACCTGTTCGCCATCTCGTTGCTGAGCAAACAGGCCTTCCTGCTGCTGCACGATTACATTGCTCAAAAACGTAGCGGGATCAAGAGCCCTGTGTTCGACAAGAACAAGCTGCCGGAACTGAAGGACAAGGCGGAATGCTGGTAA
- a CDS encoding efflux RND transporter periplasmic adaptor subunit has translation MDTRIERKSRFKKKHIYSLIGIAVGLLCLLWLLFRDTSSSLKVEKERITIATVQKGEFNDYIRVIGQVLPDRIIYLDAIEGGRVEERLIEEGAQVRAGDVILRLSNPLLNIGILQSEADLAYQENELRNTRLSMEQEHLRLKQDRIGLSKELVQKERRFRQYERLYKKNLLAREDYLQAEEDYEAALGQLAVVDERIKQDDLFRSSQLQSLDENIRNMKKSLALVRGRLENLKVKAPVDGQLGNLEAQIGQSIAQGERIGQVITPELKVEAKIDEHYVERVMPGLPASFEREGKKYDMEVTKVYPEVREGQFRTDLHFVSGRPENIRAGQTYHLNLQLGDPVPAVIVPRGSFYQASGGEYMYVVDEEGKTARRRPVRIGRQNPQYYEVVEGLQPGEKVIISGYDLFGENERLILR, from the coding sequence ATGGACACCCGTATTGAGCGGAAGTCCCGGTTTAAGAAGAAACACATCTATTCCTTGATAGGAATTGCCGTCGGGCTGCTTTGCCTGCTTTGGCTTCTTTTTCGTGATACTTCCTCTTCCCTGAAAGTGGAGAAAGAACGCATTACGATCGCTACCGTGCAGAAAGGAGAGTTCAACGACTACATCCGGGTTATCGGGCAGGTACTGCCGGATCGTATCATCTATCTTGACGCCATCGAGGGTGGGCGCGTCGAAGAACGCCTGATCGAGGAAGGGGCGCAGGTGCGGGCGGGCGACGTGATCCTCCGCCTCAGTAACCCGCTCCTGAACATCGGCATCCTGCAAAGCGAAGCCGACTTGGCCTATCAGGAAAACGAACTTCGCAACACCCGTCTCAGCATGGAGCAGGAACATCTCCGGCTGAAACAGGACCGTATCGGCCTGAGTAAGGAATTGGTGCAGAAGGAACGCCGTTTCAGGCAATACGAACGCCTGTATAAGAAGAACCTGCTGGCCCGCGAAGATTACTTGCAGGCTGAGGAAGATTACGAGGCCGCCCTCGGACAGTTGGCCGTTGTGGACGAACGGATCAAGCAGGACGACCTGTTCCGCAGCAGCCAGCTACAGAGCCTGGACGAGAACATCCGGAATATGAAGAAGAGCCTTGCCTTGGTTCGCGGGCGACTGGAAAACCTGAAAGTGAAGGCTCCCGTCGACGGGCAGTTAGGAAACCTGGAGGCCCAGATCGGCCAGTCCATCGCCCAGGGCGAACGTATCGGCCAGGTGATCACGCCCGAACTGAAGGTGGAAGCCAAGATTGACGAGCACTATGTGGAACGTGTCATGCCCGGTCTCCCTGCGAGCTTCGAACGTGAAGGAAAGAAGTACGATATGGAGGTGACGAAAGTCTATCCCGAAGTGCGGGAAGGACAGTTTCGCACCGACCTGCATTTTGTCTCCGGCCGGCCGGAGAATATCCGTGCCGGGCAAACCTACCACCTGAACCTGCAACTGGGCGATCCCGTGCCGGCGGTGATCGTCCCACGTGGTAGCTTCTACCAAGCAAGCGGCGGCGAGTACATGTATGTGGTAGATGAAGAAGGAAAGACAGCTCGCCGCCGCCCTGTCCGTATCGGCCGTCAGAACCCGCAGTATTACGAGGTTGTGGAAGGGTTGCAACCGGGAGAGAAGGTGATTATTTCCGGATATGACTTGTTTGGTGAGAATGAACGATTAATTTTACGCTGA
- a CDS encoding ABC transporter permease, with protein MEYWSQVIKSQRARKSLSALNVFGLSVCVGAALLIMLYVRFELSFDSFHDGDRIYRVESRLYEGATLTDNWATTSFGHAPAMYREIPGIEQYVRVTAQDRGQEVTFGDRQFIEEQYCYTEPAFFDLFNFPILKGEKGGQLVRPNTMVITESAARRYFAGGDPIGKVLTFRTSSSEQHFEVTGVIADMPYNSHLHYDFLLSYSTIPEARRDIWYIHGVYTYVRLEPGKKPGDIEAAFHSISEKYKTAALKHKDWRVELVRLRDIHLTPRKSYEKEAKGSRMAVRILSVMVVALLLIGWVNALNLTVARYLERGREFGIRKAFGASRRQVILQGLLEAGLLNLSALILALGWVEVLLPFVCRWVGLDFAAGAFRLPEFWSMAAACFIGGTLFTGLYPSFLLTRIRPADIMRGKLLHGRKGNRMRKMLIVAQFLASFVLVSGTLVVIGQVRYMQQETSSASSNRVLVVKYPAFTDDMSVKMESFKKRLGQIPYVVRVSISGAVPGVEVANYFTNRPYGSDPSEVKLIQMFAVDYDYLALYSPEMLCGRGFSEAYGNERNKVVLNEEAVRLLGYPSPEEALGKQLEMEVLEDPLEVVGVVKNYHQQSLAEPYKPILFFLKERVPFIATPYISVKMDGSVNSDRLAEVEQMYRTYFPSALFSYFYLDDYQDSLYKSDRNFGWIFASASLLAVFVACLGLWVVTLFSTLARVKEVGIRKVLGAGKISLFVVLTRELLLLTVLATVLGLPVSVVLMNGWLESYAFHIVLPWWVYGVAFVLLMCIAFLTVVRQVWRVVRLKPMRILRNE; from the coding sequence ATGGAATATTGGTCTCAAGTAATCAAAAGCCAACGGGCGCGGAAGTCTCTTTCCGCCCTGAATGTGTTCGGTCTTTCCGTTTGTGTTGGCGCGGCGCTGCTGATTATGCTCTATGTACGGTTCGAATTGAGTTTCGATTCGTTCCACGACGGGGATCGCATCTACCGTGTGGAGAGCCGTCTTTATGAAGGGGCAACCTTGACGGATAATTGGGCGACGACTTCTTTCGGGCATGCTCCCGCCATGTATCGCGAGATTCCGGGCATAGAGCAGTATGTACGTGTGACGGCACAAGATCGCGGACAAGAGGTGACGTTCGGTGACCGGCAGTTTATCGAAGAACAGTACTGTTATACCGAACCGGCTTTTTTCGATCTCTTCAATTTCCCGATCCTCAAGGGGGAGAAGGGTGGACAGTTGGTCCGTCCGAATACGATGGTGATTACCGAAAGTGCTGCACGTCGTTATTTTGCCGGTGGTGATCCTATCGGCAAAGTGCTGACTTTCCGTACATCTTCGTCCGAACAGCATTTCGAGGTGACGGGCGTGATTGCCGATATGCCTTATAATTCGCATCTGCATTATGACTTCCTGTTGTCTTATTCGACTATTCCGGAGGCAAGGCGCGATATTTGGTATATCCACGGTGTCTATACGTATGTCCGGCTTGAACCGGGAAAGAAACCGGGCGATATTGAAGCGGCTTTCCATTCCATCTCTGAAAAATATAAGACGGCGGCATTGAAACATAAGGACTGGAGGGTTGAACTGGTTCGTTTGCGGGATATTCATCTGACTCCCCGTAAGTCTTATGAGAAAGAGGCGAAAGGTAGTCGTATGGCTGTACGTATCCTTTCGGTGATGGTAGTCGCCCTTTTACTGATCGGCTGGGTGAACGCGCTGAACCTGACGGTTGCCCGTTATCTGGAACGTGGCAGGGAGTTTGGTATTCGCAAGGCGTTCGGGGCTTCCCGCCGGCAGGTGATCCTGCAAGGATTGCTGGAAGCAGGGTTGTTGAACTTGTCGGCTTTGATCTTGGCTCTCGGGTGGGTCGAGGTACTGTTGCCTTTTGTCTGCCGTTGGGTAGGATTGGATTTTGCTGCCGGCGCGTTCCGTTTGCCGGAATTCTGGAGTATGGCGGCAGCGTGTTTTATAGGGGGAACTTTGTTTACCGGACTGTATCCTTCATTCCTGCTGACACGCATCCGTCCAGCGGATATCATGCGAGGAAAATTACTGCATGGCCGTAAGGGAAACCGGATGCGGAAGATGTTGATTGTGGCTCAGTTTCTTGCTTCTTTCGTTCTGGTTTCCGGTACGTTGGTGGTGATCGGACAGGTTCGTTATATGCAGCAGGAGACTTCTTCCGCTTCTTCGAACCGGGTACTGGTGGTGAAATATCCGGCTTTTACCGATGATATGTCCGTCAAAATGGAGAGTTTCAAGAAACGGTTGGGACAGATACCTTATGTTGTCCGTGTCTCTATTTCCGGTGCTGTGCCGGGCGTTGAGGTGGCGAACTACTTTACCAATCGTCCTTACGGCAGCGATCCATCCGAAGTGAAGCTGATACAGATGTTTGCTGTCGATTATGATTATCTGGCGCTTTATTCGCCGGAAATGCTTTGTGGACGTGGTTTCTCGGAAGCATACGGCAATGAACGGAATAAGGTCGTCCTGAACGAAGAGGCGGTGCGTCTGCTTGGTTATCCTTCTCCGGAAGAGGCGTTAGGAAAGCAGTTGGAGATGGAAGTGCTGGAAGATCCACTCGAAGTTGTCGGGGTTGTGAAAAATTATCATCAGCAGTCGCTTGCGGAACCGTATAAGCCGATCCTCTTTTTCCTGAAAGAGCGGGTCCCGTTTATTGCGACTCCTTATATATCCGTCAAGATGGATGGCTCGGTCAATTCTGACCGCTTGGCTGAAGTGGAACAAATGTACCGGACTTATTTTCCGTCCGCCCTTTTTTCTTATTTCTATCTCGATGATTATCAGGATAGCTTGTATAAGTCGGATCGCAATTTCGGTTGGATTTTTGCCAGTGCGTCATTATTGGCAGTCTTTGTGGCCTGTTTGGGATTATGGGTCGTGACGCTTTTTTCTACTCTGGCACGAGTGAAAGAGGTTGGGATACGGAAGGTTTTGGGAGCCGGTAAAATAAGTCTTTTTGTTGTTTTGACACGTGAACTGCTACTTCTTACGGTGCTGGCCACTGTATTGGGACTTCCTGTTTCTGTGGTTTTGATGAACGGATGGCTGGAGAGTTATGCTTTTCATATCGTGTTGCCTTGGTGGGTGTACGGAGTCGCATTTGTGTTGTTGATGTGTATCGCTTTCTTGACGGTAGTCAGACAGGTGTGGCGTGTGGTTCGGTTGAAGCCGATGCGTATTCTCAGGAACGAATGA
- a CDS encoding flavin reductase family protein — protein MKAIEPSLVKDNFIEIIGKEWMLVSAGDKDKFNMMTASWGGVGFLWNKPVVFVFIRPERYTREFVDAKGAFTLSFLGEEHKTAHKICGAKSGRDIDKVAATGLTPYFTDLGNPCFEESRLTLECKTLYVTKMDKDHFVDPALYEKWYSAMAGNPHNVYVAEILNAWER, from the coding sequence ATGAAGGCAATAGAACCGAGTCTGGTCAAAGACAATTTTATAGAGATCATCGGAAAAGAGTGGATGCTGGTAAGCGCCGGCGACAAGGACAAGTTCAACATGATGACGGCGAGTTGGGGGGGCGTAGGCTTCCTGTGGAACAAGCCGGTAGTGTTCGTCTTTATCCGTCCGGAACGTTATACCCGCGAGTTTGTCGATGCGAAGGGAGCTTTCACGCTGTCCTTTTTAGGAGAAGAGCATAAGACTGCCCATAAGATTTGCGGGGCGAAATCGGGACGGGATATCGACAAGGTGGCAGCGACAGGTTTGACGCCTTATTTTACCGATCTGGGTAATCCTTGTTTCGAGGAATCGCGCCTGACGCTCGAATGCAAAACCCTTTACGTGACTAAGATGGATAAGGATCATTTTGTTGATCCTGCCTTATACGAGAAATGGTACAGCGCAATGGCAGGGAATCCGCATAACGTCTATGTGGCGGAAATCTTAAATGCTTGGGAGAGATGA
- a CDS encoding ABC transporter permease: MIVTNYWNCAWRSLTKKKGFSVVNIVGLAIGMAAALLILTYVAFEYSYDDMHSRQDRIFRVEARFYENGELTDDWASSSAGYATAMKQNMSAVEAYTRVGSQYYPEQVVKYNELLYRETGIGYAEANFFDFFDFKLLKGNKESCLDGPNKVVITERIARKYFKGADPIGKILIFRSNIGEEACEVTGIMEDMPINTHIRYNLLISYKTLPKWMDEYWYRHEVYSYVLLKSANLKTQVEEDFPVMAEKYKTEEALKNKTWAIQLTNLRDIHLNPQKAYEPEVKGNRSSIWVLICTALAILCIAWINYINMTVARSMERAKEIGIRRASGASRRQVISQFLFESLVTNSIAFILAIGLMEALMPSFNNQTGRDLSFSVWFTTSLGWYLLLIFAAGVFLSGFYPATVLSGIKPIRMLKGKFTHTHGATVTRKVLVVLQYTASLVLLCGTLIVYAQLQYMRNASLGVRVDQTLVLKFPAQCEELAMKLEAFKKEVALLPSVRAVTVSGAVPGTEVTDFLSIVRESDVTKQTRLLEMLNCDEFFLEAYDLKFVSGRGFSEDYGGDVYKIVLNESAVRTLGFESSDAALGQRLSVETVDQPMQIIGVVKDYHQQSLNKDFTPILFALHEKLSWMKQRYISVVMENGNPRDLVKQVEGAWERYFPDSSYDYFFLDQFFDQQYRQDEVFGLIVALFAILAIFISCMGLAVLVMFSCSTRIREMGIRKVLGASRRQLFFELGREFFLLIAIAVVIALPLSGWIMGDWLNHYSFRTDWKAWFFLVPVVLLCVISLLTIGWQTAKTIFSKPARSLRYE; the protein is encoded by the coding sequence ATGATAGTAACAAACTATTGGAACTGTGCGTGGCGCAGCCTTACTAAAAAGAAAGGTTTCAGTGTCGTCAATATAGTCGGTCTGGCGATCGGCATGGCGGCAGCCTTGCTGATCCTGACCTATGTGGCTTTCGAATACAGCTACGACGATATGCACAGCCGGCAGGATCGTATCTTCAGGGTTGAAGCCCGGTTTTATGAGAACGGGGAGCTGACGGATGATTGGGCCAGTTCGTCTGCCGGCTATGCTACGGCTATGAAGCAAAACATGAGTGCTGTCGAGGCTTATACACGTGTTGGAAGCCAGTATTATCCGGAGCAGGTCGTGAAATACAACGAACTGCTATATCGGGAGACAGGTATAGGCTATGCGGAAGCTAACTTTTTCGATTTCTTTGACTTCAAACTCTTGAAGGGAAATAAAGAAAGTTGTCTGGACGGACCGAACAAGGTAGTTATCACCGAACGTATTGCCCGGAAATATTTCAAGGGAGCGGACCCGATCGGGAAAATCCTGATCTTCCGAAGCAATATAGGAGAGGAAGCTTGCGAAGTGACGGGTATAATGGAAGATATGCCGATCAATACGCATATTCGCTATAATCTGCTGATCTCCTACAAGACGCTCCCGAAGTGGATGGATGAATATTGGTATCGCCACGAAGTCTATTCGTATGTCTTGCTGAAGTCGGCGAACCTGAAAACGCAGGTGGAAGAGGATTTTCCAGTAATGGCGGAGAAGTATAAGACGGAAGAGGCATTGAAGAATAAAACTTGGGCGATCCAGTTGACGAACCTCCGCGATATCCATCTGAATCCGCAGAAAGCTTATGAGCCGGAGGTGAAGGGGAATCGTTCTTCTATCTGGGTGTTGATCTGTACGGCACTTGCTATCCTTTGTATTGCTTGGATCAATTATATCAATATGACGGTAGCCCGTTCGATGGAACGAGCCAAAGAGATCGGTATACGTCGGGCTTCGGGGGCAAGCCGGAGGCAGGTTATTTCACAGTTCCTTTTCGAATCGTTGGTGACGAATAGTATTGCTTTTATCCTGGCTATCGGGCTGATGGAGGCGTTGATGCCTTCTTTCAATAACCAGACGGGACGGGATCTGAGTTTTTCCGTCTGGTTTACGACTTCACTGGGGTGGTATCTGTTGCTGATCTTTGCTGCCGGTGTGTTTCTGTCCGGCTTTTACCCGGCGACGGTTTTGTCCGGCATCAAGCCGATCCGGATGTTGAAAGGAAAGTTTACCCATACGCATGGGGCGACGGTCACCCGCAAGGTTTTGGTGGTGTTGCAATACACGGCTTCTCTGGTGTTGCTTTGCGGGACGTTGATCGTGTATGCGCAACTTCAATATATGCGGAATGCTTCTTTGGGGGTACGGGTGGACCAGACGCTGGTTCTTAAGTTCCCGGCGCAATGCGAGGAACTGGCTATGAAGTTGGAGGCATTTAAGAAAGAGGTGGCGTTATTGCCCTCCGTCAGGGCGGTGACGGTTTCTGGTGCAGTTCCCGGAACGGAGGTAACCGATTTCCTGTCCATCGTCCGCGAAAGTGATGTGACGAAGCAGACGCGCCTGTTGGAGATGTTGAACTGCGATGAGTTTTTTCTGGAAGCTTATGATCTGAAGTTCGTTTCCGGCCGTGGTTTTTCCGAAGATTACGGGGGAGATGTTTATAAGATCGTCCTGAACGAATCGGCTGTCCGTACGTTGGGATTCGAATCGTCCGATGCCGCTTTGGGGCAACGCTTGTCTGTCGAAACCGTCGATCAGCCGATGCAGATTATCGGGGTCGTGAAGGATTATCATCAACAATCGCTTAACAAAGATTTTACGCCGATCTTGTTTGCCCTGCATGAGAAATTGAGCTGGATGAAACAACGTTATATCTCTGTCGTTATGGAGAACGGTAACCCGCGTGATCTCGTGAAACAGGTCGAAGGAGCGTGGGAACGTTATTTCCCGGATTCCAGCTATGATTATTTCTTTCTCGACCAGTTTTTTGATCAGCAATACCGACAGGATGAAGTGTTTGGGTTGATTGTGGCGCTTTTTGCGATATTGGCGATCTTTATCTCTTGTATGGGATTGGCTGTTCTGGTTATGTTTTCTTGTTCGACTCGTATCCGGGAGATGGGAATCCGGAAGGTTCTGGGAGCTTCCCGGAGGCAGCTTTTCTTTGAATTGGGGCGAGAGTTCTTCCTGTTGATTGCTATTGCTGTTGTCATCGCCCTTCCGCTTTCGGGCTGGATCATGGGGGATTGGCTGAATCATTATTCGTTCCGCACGGACTGGAA